In the Aromatoleum bremense genome, one interval contains:
- a CDS encoding CopD family protein codes for MHLLKLLHFAALLAWCGTLLYMPAMIAAGTRHNQPMFYRDHTHLMRLMFTLVSSPAALLAIISGTVLFPGAAALEPWLILKLSVVCLLVIGHALCGVLILKIERRPEGRIRRHCAILGSLLTVLLGVTLWLVLAKPL; via the coding sequence ATGCACTTGCTCAAGCTGCTTCACTTCGCGGCACTGCTGGCCTGGTGCGGCACGCTGCTGTACATGCCGGCAATGATCGCCGCGGGCACGCGTCACAACCAGCCGATGTTCTACCGCGACCACACCCACCTGATGCGGCTGATGTTCACGCTGGTTTCGTCGCCGGCGGCGCTTCTCGCGATCATTTCCGGCACCGTGTTGTTTCCCGGCGCCGCCGCGCTCGAACCGTGGCTGATCCTGAAGCTTTCGGTCGTCTGCCTGCTGGTGATTGGTCATGCATTGTGCGGCGTCCTGATCCTGAAAATCGAGCGTCGCCCGGAGGGAAGGATTCGCCGTCATTGCGCGATCCTCGGCAGTCTGCTGACTGTCCTGCTCGGCGTGACGCTGTGGCTGGTGCTGGCCAAGCCGCTATAG
- a CDS encoding DUF2231 domain-containing protein, producing the protein MPVPAESGVESIVSRAALRGHPLHPMLIHFPVAALIGLVATDIAWLVSGDPFWARASLWLAGVGAGGGWIASLLGVADLLLVERIREKITAWCHAVIAVMMLSLASLNWAMRYREGAEQLTAWELYLSVLTAGTIGLAAYLGGRLVYEHAVGVELGHKAAIEDSTTL; encoded by the coding sequence ATGCCCGTACCCGCCGAATCCGGCGTCGAGTCGATCGTCAGCCGCGCCGCGCTGCGCGGCCACCCACTTCACCCGATGCTGATCCACTTTCCGGTCGCGGCGCTCATCGGGCTCGTCGCCACCGATATCGCCTGGCTCGTGAGCGGCGATCCGTTCTGGGCGCGTGCCAGCCTGTGGCTGGCCGGCGTCGGCGCGGGTGGCGGCTGGATCGCGAGCCTGCTCGGTGTCGCCGATTTGCTGCTGGTCGAGCGCATCCGCGAAAAAATCACCGCGTGGTGCCACGCCGTGATCGCCGTGATGATGCTTTCGCTGGCTTCGCTGAACTGGGCGATGCGCTACCGTGAAGGGGCCGAACAGCTCACGGCGTGGGAACTCTACCTGTCGGTCCTGACAGCCGGCACGATCGGCCTCGCGGCTTATCTCGGCGGACGGCTGGTCTATGAACACGCGGTCGGCGTCGAACTCGGTCATAAGGCGGCCATCGAGGACTCGACCACGCTATAG